A region of Lycium barbarum isolate Lr01 chromosome 1, ASM1917538v2, whole genome shotgun sequence DNA encodes the following proteins:
- the LOC132645771 gene encoding uncharacterized protein LOC132645771, producing the protein MRRRYMDAIALVQHFGKPDMFLAMTCNPSWPEIEDFLLPTDEIQNRPDLISRVFKAKLEELKSDIVKTSIFEKVAAFMYSIEFQKRGLPHAHFLIILEDEYKLLTPEAYDRIVCAELPNSDTNQYLHSLVIKHMMHGPCGTLNPTNSCMKKKGYCKFKYPKSYANETSKGQNSYPIYRRRDTGKFVKIRAQYLDNSWVVPYNPYLLSKFNCHINVEVCADIKVVKYIYKYICKGQDKIAFNIQSNDTNNTDIDEIKEYRSGRWVSPPETMWRLFAFHINEMNPNVYQLQLHLKNQQFVSFKTTTNLNSILKNPTNRRPMLTKKNSMNEKNKHAIELNLLYKEFPEHFVWSMTDKMWSRRRQGYVIGRIISCHPIEGERYYLRLLLMNIRGPKSYEDLKTVNGKSYKTFRESVEKKRIVSF; encoded by the coding sequence ATGCGACGTCGATACATGGATGCCATTGCATTAGTACAACACTTTGGAAAACCCGATATGTTTTTGGCCATGACATGTAATCCTTCATGGCCAGAAATAGAAGATTTCTTACTACCAACTGATGAAATACAAAATAGACCCGATTTAATAAGCCGAGTATTTAAAGCAAAACTAGAAGAACTAAAATCTGATATAGTTAAAACAAGTATATTCGAAAAAGTTGCTGCTTTTATGTACTCTATAGAATTTCAAAAAAGAGGTCTTCCTCATGCACATTTCCTTATTATACTTGAAGATGAGTATAAATTATTGACACCTGAGGCTTATGATAGAATTGTTTGTGCTGAACTACCAAATTCTGATACAAATCAATATTTACATTCTTTGGTTATTAAGCATATGATGCATGGACCTTGTGGAACTTTAAATCCTACAAATTCGTGCATGAAGAAAAAGGGATATTGTAAATTTAAATACCCCAAAAGTTATGCCAATGAAACATCTAAAGGTCAGAATTCATATCCAATATATAGGAGACGAGATACTGGAAAATTTGTAAAAATTAGAGCCCAATATCTTGACAATTCATGGGTAGTTCCTTACAATCCATATCTACTAAGCAAGTTTAATTGTCACATAAATGTTGAAGTTTGTGCAGATATTAAAGTTGTTAAATATATCTATAAATACATTTGTAAAGGGCAAGATAAAATTGCTTTCAATATACAAAGTAATGACACTAATAATACAGACATAGATGAAATAAAGGAATATAGATCAGGCAGATGGGTATCACCTCCAGAAACTATGTGGCGTTTGTTTGCGTTTCATATCAATGAGATGAATCCCAATGTATACCAACTTCAGCTACATCTTAAAAATCAACAATTTGTCTCCTTTAAAACGACTACAAATCTAAATTCAATACTTAAAAATCCTACAAATCGAAGACCAATgttgacaaaaaaaaattcaatgaaCGAAAAAAATAAACATGCCATAGAACTTAACTTATTGTACAAAGAATTCCCAGAACATTTTGTTTGGTCAATGACTGATAAAATGTGGTCACGTCGAAGACAAGGTTATGTTATTGGACGTATTATTAGTTGTCATCCAATAGAAGGAGAAAGATACTACCTTCGACTATTATTGATGAACATACGAGGACCAAAATCATATGAAGATCTCAAGACTGTAAATGGAAAATCCTATAAGACATTTAGAGAATCTGTAGAAAAAAAGAGGATTGTTAGCTTCTGA